Proteins found in one Mycoplasmopsis bovigenitalium genomic segment:
- a CDS encoding 4'-phosphopantetheinyl transferase superfamily protein — MKIGVDITSISRFKQLTPGFEKRFCHIDELKRLETQVDKAHYLASLWAIKEALFKADNSLCFFDQINIQKNNGVWVYKDWKILTSNEQDLVVAFVATDKE; from the coding sequence ATGAAAATTGGAGTTGATATTACCAGTATTTCTAGGTTTAAACAGTTAACACCTGGATTTGAAAAACGATTTTGTCATATTGATGAATTAAAGAGGTTAGAAACACAAGTTGATAAGGCTCATTATCTAGCAAGTTTATGAGCAATTAAAGAAGCGCTTTTTAAAGCTGATAATTCATTGTGTTTTTTTGACCAAATAAATATCCAAAAAAATAATGGCGTGTGAGTATATAAAGATTGAAAAATATTAACTTCTAATGAACAAGATTTAGTTGTTGCATTTGTAGCAACAGATAAGGAGTAA